TGGTGTGAATAGTTTGGATACATTTTCAGtttgtttattctttaaaatattaacttagtTGAAGTTTAGTCATTTTAAGTTTACTATCAACACTTCACATTATAGTCTAACTTTCTAATAGCAGTCGATATATTTTGGACACAAATTGACACGCGGTCGGGAGATTTCAAATGTACCACCGATATAAAAAAAcgcatttaaaatattttaacccACAGTTATTCACTGAGTTAACTCGTTCGTGTTAACCCCAACAATATAACCTTTCCATATAGTTACAAGTTTCTTCATTTCTCTCCTACTCAATAGTGCTACGCATCAACAACACATATTAAAAACGTGTATGTTCTTCTTCTATATTCACAAGAACTTGGATCACCTCTGTTTCTTAGATTCAGGTCTCAGAGAATCGTCAGTTTCTTCTGTACTCCGGTCAAGCCCAAAACACTTAAGGAATGCGGTTCCAGCAAGCTGAAACAAATTACAAGGATGATACAAAATACTACTACTCGAATCTTCATCAGAAGAACTTTCCTCTTCCTCTGTTCTCGTGACTCTCCTTGTCTCAGCTGGTGCTATCTCTCCTTTTATGGCCTGAGAACTTCCCATCTGTCATAACAAATGCACATGACTTCATCAACAAACGATGGATCTAAGAAACGGGTCTGTGATTAACCATAACCTATAATAATGCGTGTAAATACCACACAATATTTTGACGAGAAGAATTTGGAAAAACCGTACTAACTAGAGAAGGTTCTTCTAACTCCTCTCTAGTCTCCAGATCAATAATCCAAAATGTCTGACACGCAACTTAAATTTACAAGTTCTAGTTCCATAATTATCTAAGAATCTGAGACTAATGTGCCGGTTTTTCCAAACATGTGGCAACCAAAAAACCAAACTTGTAAACAAAAGCTTTCCTGTTGAAACTGTTGTAGCAAAGTAAAGAAGGGCAATAGAGGAAGTAAGTTGTTTACTTAAAAGACAACAAACAGAAGATTATCATTGCTTAAAGATAACATTAGACATCTCTTATGAAACCTACGTACGGCAAAAGCTTTAACGCcaagataaaaacaaaatctttaatCTTCAAGTAATCAAGAAGTTCCAAAACACACATAATAAACCTGAAAAATCTCAGTGTCAAGATCTAAAGACACATGGCTCTCAGCAATTGAATCGCATAAGAGATGACATAaacttaaaaacatataaagatccaaaaaaaaaaccataattaGGAATCACACATTGTCAATGTTTAGATTACTTTCTTAAAATCTAATTACAACTTTTTCTCGCTGGGCATTACATTCTAATGCAGCTAATCCTGGCTCTGCTATTTTCGTAAATTACAATCTAACCCCTAAAGATTCGATTTCAGATCATATATCTCAATTGGAACacacattacaaaaaaaaaaaacagcaagtCAACGGGGAAGCATTAAGAGTTTACCTGATTAGACTGTACTACGGAGAACCCCAAGCCACGGTGGTGGCTGATCGGGATCGGATCTCCAGCAAGAAACCTCCCAGAGGCGGACGTAGAAGGAAGTGAATCGGAAGATGAGACACTGCTCTCGCTGACATCTGAGGATAACAATCCGAAGAcgcagaggaggaggaagaagacgaaCATTTGGATCCATACGAGCCACGAGAGGTTACTATAGCTGTCTACCATCAGAAactccaatatatatatatatagagagagaggaagaataTGAATTTGACCGAAGGAGAGATTCTGAATCCACGagagactctctctctctctcttttgattgattgattgttgggaagaagatgatgatcaaCGGAAAGACGACGAGATATTGGGTGGGTGGGTGGGTGGATAGATAAAGCGACGGAGCTGTGATCCTTCCTTTCTCCTGAAAATAACGGCTTGCTTTAGTTGGTAGTCCACGTGTAGCACGTTGATTTGTTAAAATGTTGGAAAAAAAACACGCCATCGTTGTATGTCGTTTACGATTTTCCCGTGATTTTATGTAAGTTGTTagtatgtttaatttttaattagcgATTGCATTTGATTAGTTATGAGAAACTCGTCTTGTGTTTTTTCAGATATGGATGGATATGACTACTGGTGAGTTCCTGAATTCAATATTTATTCAATTCAACGACAAATTTAGCTAATAGTTATCctttatttctctatttttaattaaaaactagtCATACACAATCTGTGGGTATTGAGAAGAAAATAAACTGAAATCCCATATAGAATACAGCTTGTTCGGATATGtcatatatgagtattctttacgAATATTTAAAAGATGTTCCGGAGTTTCTTGGATGCTTCACCAATATATCAACCATAAACcataatatatcttttatttaattattctttcaatctttttttataaatattctttccattccaaaatatctatgttttagaagaatattttttatatttttcggttaaaatatttttttaatgcactATTTAATGATAaaatgtaaacttcaaaaaaattgtgtttattatattatattggttaaaatgtaagaaaataattaattagaaaaaGTAATGCATTTGATAATCacaaattaatttagtattgtaattttttttgtcaacaatatattattttaatatgagtaaaaaatctaaaacttgTTTTTTGGGAATCGATGGAATATTATACTTTAATAAAAAAGTCAAAGATAAACATTAAACACCATTGATATTTATCAATAAATATACATGGATTTATCGTATAATAACAATTTATTTAGTAGactttgacccaaaaaaagcaaacatataatacatgtaGATCACTAAATTGTAAACTTGGAGataaagaaaaggaaattaataataataatttgtttgtTTCCGAGtattattttccatttttcctaATTACGCGTATATATTAAGAACTCTTATATAAGTACTTGCGTCTTATGATACCTCTCTCTACACACATACATACACAAACAAACCTAACAAGTTTCAAAGAAGAATGAGTTACAAAGTCGCAAGAGCATCGCAGTACCTCGCCATCACCGGTGGTGGGATCAAAGACATCAAACTCGCCAAGAAGTCGTGGGTCTTTCCATGGCAATCTTGTACCGTCTTCGACGTCTCTCCGGTCAACTACACCTTCGAGGTCCAAGCCATGAGTTCCGAGAAACTCCCCTTTGTTATCCCCGCCGTGTTCACCATCGGTCCACGCGTCGATGACCCTCACGCTCTCTTGTTGTACGCCATGCTTATGTCTCAGCACGACAAGCACTCTAACCACGTCAACGAGCTTGTTCAGGGTGTTATCGAAGGAGAGACTCGTGTCCTCGTCGCCTCCATGACCATGGAAGAGGTCTTCAAAGGTAAAATCACCAGATACAAATCTTGAAACCCTagatttgtatcttgcttgcgTGGCAAGTCTTGAACATAGGCTAGTGAAATccccaattttattttttatttttttattatttaattatttttgttaaagaattttaattatataaattcttactaaattgtttataatattCTTTTCGCTGATTTGCCTCTTGAAGTTtgattattgtgttttttttttcgtaggAACAAAGGAGTTTAAGCAGGAAGTGTTTGAGAAGGTTCAACTTGAGCTAAACCAGTTTGGTCTTGTGATCTACAACGCCAACGTGAAGCAGCTCGTTGATGTCCCTGGACATGAGTACTTCTCTTACTTGGGTCAGAAGACTCAGATGGAAGCAGCTAACCAAG
The window above is part of the Brassica napus cultivar Da-Ae chromosome C3, Da-Ae, whole genome shotgun sequence genome. Proteins encoded here:
- the LOC106375585 gene encoding uncharacterized protein LOC106375585 encodes the protein MVDSYSNLSWLVWIQMFVFFLLLCVFGLLSSDVSESSVSSSDSLPSTSASGRFLAGDPIPISHHRGLGFSVVQSNQMGSSQAIKGEIAPAETRRVTRTEEEESSSDEDSSSSILYHPCNLFQLAGTAFLKCFGLDRSTEETDDSLRPESKKQR